Proteins from a genomic interval of Dendropsophus ebraccatus isolate aDenEbr1 chromosome 6, aDenEbr1.pat, whole genome shotgun sequence:
- the AGFG1 gene encoding arf-GAP domain and FG repeat-containing protein 1 isoform X4, with protein sequence MAASAKRKQEEKHLKLLREMTSLPHNRKCFDCDQRGPTYANMTAGAFVCTSCSGILRGLNPPHRVKSISMTTFTQQEIEFLQKHGNDVCKQIWLGLFDDRSSAIPDFRDPQKVKEFLQEKYEKKRWYVPPEQARVVASVHASISGSSASSASSTPEVKPLKTLLGETAPSLQLNKGTPSQYWIYNSGACRHRLSGALDVVHHSPVVARNQMPPQQLHHHHHHQEKKQFNLLDDLGADIFAAPAPQPAATANFANFANFNSHTAHNSANADFANFDAFGQSSGTSSFGAFPPSSQTPTQPLNTGTNANANFAQFDNFPKSSSADFGAFNSTGASKTAAASKPSQPSADKYAALADLDNIFGSVQGGSTQGSNYSGAAVSSAPVPAAPAPTDNNVFGIPAAVPAAHTHPAPSVAGAFGAPASTNPFVSASVAPAVNPFQTNGRAPPASFGTASLSMPAGFGTSASYSLPTSFSGTFHQPAFPPQTAFPQQTAYSQQPNGNIQGAGFGVFAPAKSVVTPFGQVAAPAVSSNPFMAGAPSGQFPAGSSSTNPFL encoded by the exons GCGCGGTTTGAACCCACCTCACCGAGTGAAGTCAATTTCTATGACCACGTTTACACAACAAGAAATAGAATTCCTTCAGAAGCACGGCAATGAC GTGTGTAAACAGATTTGGCTAGGATTATTTGATGATAGGTCTTCTGCTATCCCAGACTTTAGAGATCCGCAGAAAGTGAAAGAATTCCTACAGGAAAAATACGAGAAGAAGCGATG GTATGTTCCTCCAGAACAGGCCAGGGTGGTGGCCTCTGTTCATGCCTCTATATCCGGGTCCTCTGCAAGTAGCGCCAGTAGTACACCAGAAGTTAAACCATTAAAAACTCTACTGGGGGAAACTGCACCGTCTCTACAGTTGAACAAGGGGACCCCTAGCCAG TACTGGATTTACAACTCAGGAGCCTGTAGGCACAGGTTGTCTGGCGCCTTAGACGTCGTCCATCAT TCTCCTGTTGTGGCTCGCAACCAGATGCCCCCGCAGCAGctgcaccatcaccaccaccatcaagaGAAGAAACAGTTTAACCTCCTGGATGACCTCGGAGCGGACATCTTTGCCGCCCCTGCACCGCAGCCCGCTGCAACTGCTAATTTTGCCAATTTTGCAAACTTCAACAGTCACACAG CTCACAATTCTGCCAATGCAGACTTTGCAAACTTTGATGCATTTGGACAGTCTAGTGGCACCAGTAGTTTTGGAGCGTTCCCCCCATCAAGTCAGACACCCACCCAGCCTTTAAATACAG GTACTAATGCAAATGCAAACTTTGCTCAGTTCGACAACTTTCCTAAGTCCTCCAGTGCTGACTTTGGGGCCTTTAATTCAACTGGAGCTAGTAAAACGGCTGCTGCTAGTAAACCGAGTCAGCCTTCAGCAGATAAATATGCCGCTCTCGCAGACTTAGACAATATCTTCGGCAGTGTGCAAG GAGGCAGCACACAAGGAAGTAACTATAGTGGTGCAGCCGTCTCTTCTGCCCCAGTCCCTGCTGCTCCAGCCCCAACAGATAA CAATGTTTTTGGGATCCCAGCTGCAGTCCCAGCAGCGCACACACACCCAGCTCCGTCCGTTGCAGGAGCATTTGGAG CCCCTGCCTCAACGAACCCGTTTGTTTCCGCTTCTGTTGCACCTGCTGTGAACCCGTTCCAGACAAATGGGCGAGCGCCTCCAG CTTCTTTTGGAACAGCCTCACTAAGCATGCCCGCTGGGTTCGGGACATCGGCCTCGTACAGTCTTCCTACCAGCTTTAGTGGCACTTTTCATCAGCCTGCATTCCCCCCTCAGACGGCCTTCCCTCAACAGACTGCATACTCACAGCAGCCTAATGGTAATATACAAG GAGCTGGTTTTGGTGTGTTTGCTCCAGCGAAGTCAGTGGTTACTCCGTTTGGACAGGTTGCAGCTCCTGCAGTCTCTAGTAATCCTTTCATG GCCGGGGCACCCTCGGGACAGTTTCCAGCAGGAAGTTCATCGACAAATCCTTTCTTATAG
- the AGFG1 gene encoding arf-GAP domain and FG repeat-containing protein 1 isoform X3 has protein sequence MAASAKRKQEEKHLKLLREMTSLPHNRKCFDCDQRGPTYANMTAGAFVCTSCSGILRGLNPPHRVKSISMTTFTQQEIEFLQKHGNDVCKQIWLGLFDDRSSAIPDFRDPQKVKEFLQEKYEKKRWYVPPEQARVVASVHASISGSSASSASSTPEVKPLKTLLGETAPSLQLNKGTPSQSPVVARNQMPPQQLHHHHHHQEKKQFNLLDDLGADIFAAPAPQPAATANFANFANFNSHTAHNSANADFANFDAFGQSSGTSSFGAFPPSSQTPTQPLNTGTNANANFAQFDNFPKSSSADFGAFNSTGASKTAAASKPSQPSADKYAALADLDNIFGSVQGGSTQGSNYSGAAVSSAPVPAAPAPTDNNVFGIPAAVPAAHTHPAPSVAGAFGAPASTNPFVSASVAPAVNPFQTNGRAPPGVRDGHTTEMDYQGAPYHPFHQARLPTAAGAMDVSSFGTASLSMPAGFGTSASYSLPTSFSGTFHQPAFPPQTAFPQQTAYSQQPNGNIQGAGFGVFAPAKSVVTPFGQVAAPAVSSNPFMAGAPSGQFPAGSSSTNPFL, from the exons GCGCGGTTTGAACCCACCTCACCGAGTGAAGTCAATTTCTATGACCACGTTTACACAACAAGAAATAGAATTCCTTCAGAAGCACGGCAATGAC GTGTGTAAACAGATTTGGCTAGGATTATTTGATGATAGGTCTTCTGCTATCCCAGACTTTAGAGATCCGCAGAAAGTGAAAGAATTCCTACAGGAAAAATACGAGAAGAAGCGATG GTATGTTCCTCCAGAACAGGCCAGGGTGGTGGCCTCTGTTCATGCCTCTATATCCGGGTCCTCTGCAAGTAGCGCCAGTAGTACACCAGAAGTTAAACCATTAAAAACTCTACTGGGGGAAACTGCACCGTCTCTACAGTTGAACAAGGGGACCCCTAGCCAG TCTCCTGTTGTGGCTCGCAACCAGATGCCCCCGCAGCAGctgcaccatcaccaccaccatcaagaGAAGAAACAGTTTAACCTCCTGGATGACCTCGGAGCGGACATCTTTGCCGCCCCTGCACCGCAGCCCGCTGCAACTGCTAATTTTGCCAATTTTGCAAACTTCAACAGTCACACAG CTCACAATTCTGCCAATGCAGACTTTGCAAACTTTGATGCATTTGGACAGTCTAGTGGCACCAGTAGTTTTGGAGCGTTCCCCCCATCAAGTCAGACACCCACCCAGCCTTTAAATACAG GTACTAATGCAAATGCAAACTTTGCTCAGTTCGACAACTTTCCTAAGTCCTCCAGTGCTGACTTTGGGGCCTTTAATTCAACTGGAGCTAGTAAAACGGCTGCTGCTAGTAAACCGAGTCAGCCTTCAGCAGATAAATATGCCGCTCTCGCAGACTTAGACAATATCTTCGGCAGTGTGCAAG GAGGCAGCACACAAGGAAGTAACTATAGTGGTGCAGCCGTCTCTTCTGCCCCAGTCCCTGCTGCTCCAGCCCCAACAGATAA CAATGTTTTTGGGATCCCAGCTGCAGTCCCAGCAGCGCACACACACCCAGCTCCGTCCGTTGCAGGAGCATTTGGAG CCCCTGCCTCAACGAACCCGTTTGTTTCCGCTTCTGTTGCACCTGCTGTGAACCCGTTCCAGACAAATGGGCGAGCGCCTCCAG GAGTCCGTGATGGTCACACGACCGAGATGGACTACCAGGGTGCCCCATATCACCCATTCCACCAGGCCAGACTACCGACAGCTGCAGGAGCAATGGATGTCT CTTCTTTTGGAACAGCCTCACTAAGCATGCCCGCTGGGTTCGGGACATCGGCCTCGTACAGTCTTCCTACCAGCTTTAGTGGCACTTTTCATCAGCCTGCATTCCCCCCTCAGACGGCCTTCCCTCAACAGACTGCATACTCACAGCAGCCTAATGGTAATATACAAG GAGCTGGTTTTGGTGTGTTTGCTCCAGCGAAGTCAGTGGTTACTCCGTTTGGACAGGTTGCAGCTCCTGCAGTCTCTAGTAATCCTTTCATG GCCGGGGCACCCTCGGGACAGTTTCCAGCAGGAAGTTCATCGACAAATCCTTTCTTATAG
- the AGFG1 gene encoding arf-GAP domain and FG repeat-containing protein 1 isoform X2: MAASAKRKQEEKHLKLLREMTSLPHNRKCFDCDQRGPTYANMTAGAFVCTSCSGILRGLNPPHRVKSISMTTFTQQEIEFLQKHGNDVCKQIWLGLFDDRSSAIPDFRDPQKVKEFLQEKYEKKRWYVPPEQARVVASVHASISGSSASSASSTPEVKPLKTLLGETAPSLQLNKGTPSQYWIYNSGACRHRLSGALDVVHHSPVVARNQMPPQQLHHHHHHQEKKQFNLLDDLGADIFAAPAPQPAATANFANFANFNSHTAHNSANADFANFDAFGQSSGTSSFGAFPPSSQTPTQPLNTGTNANANFAQFDNFPKSSSADFGAFNSTGASKTAAASKPSQPSADKYAALADLDNIFGSVQGGSTQGSNYSGAAVSSAPVPAAPAPTDNNVFGIPAAVPAAHTHPAPSVAGAFGAPASTNPFVSASVAPAVNPFQTNGRAPPGVRDGHTTEMDYQGAPYHPFHQARLPTAAGAMDVSSLSMPAGFGTSASYSLPTSFSGTFHQPAFPPQTAFPQQTAYSQQPNGNIQGAGFGVFAPAKSVVTPFGQVAAPAVSSNPFMAGAPSGQFPAGSSSTNPFL; encoded by the exons GCGCGGTTTGAACCCACCTCACCGAGTGAAGTCAATTTCTATGACCACGTTTACACAACAAGAAATAGAATTCCTTCAGAAGCACGGCAATGAC GTGTGTAAACAGATTTGGCTAGGATTATTTGATGATAGGTCTTCTGCTATCCCAGACTTTAGAGATCCGCAGAAAGTGAAAGAATTCCTACAGGAAAAATACGAGAAGAAGCGATG GTATGTTCCTCCAGAACAGGCCAGGGTGGTGGCCTCTGTTCATGCCTCTATATCCGGGTCCTCTGCAAGTAGCGCCAGTAGTACACCAGAAGTTAAACCATTAAAAACTCTACTGGGGGAAACTGCACCGTCTCTACAGTTGAACAAGGGGACCCCTAGCCAG TACTGGATTTACAACTCAGGAGCCTGTAGGCACAGGTTGTCTGGCGCCTTAGACGTCGTCCATCAT TCTCCTGTTGTGGCTCGCAACCAGATGCCCCCGCAGCAGctgcaccatcaccaccaccatcaagaGAAGAAACAGTTTAACCTCCTGGATGACCTCGGAGCGGACATCTTTGCCGCCCCTGCACCGCAGCCCGCTGCAACTGCTAATTTTGCCAATTTTGCAAACTTCAACAGTCACACAG CTCACAATTCTGCCAATGCAGACTTTGCAAACTTTGATGCATTTGGACAGTCTAGTGGCACCAGTAGTTTTGGAGCGTTCCCCCCATCAAGTCAGACACCCACCCAGCCTTTAAATACAG GTACTAATGCAAATGCAAACTTTGCTCAGTTCGACAACTTTCCTAAGTCCTCCAGTGCTGACTTTGGGGCCTTTAATTCAACTGGAGCTAGTAAAACGGCTGCTGCTAGTAAACCGAGTCAGCCTTCAGCAGATAAATATGCCGCTCTCGCAGACTTAGACAATATCTTCGGCAGTGTGCAAG GAGGCAGCACACAAGGAAGTAACTATAGTGGTGCAGCCGTCTCTTCTGCCCCAGTCCCTGCTGCTCCAGCCCCAACAGATAA CAATGTTTTTGGGATCCCAGCTGCAGTCCCAGCAGCGCACACACACCCAGCTCCGTCCGTTGCAGGAGCATTTGGAG CCCCTGCCTCAACGAACCCGTTTGTTTCCGCTTCTGTTGCACCTGCTGTGAACCCGTTCCAGACAAATGGGCGAGCGCCTCCAG GAGTCCGTGATGGTCACACGACCGAGATGGACTACCAGGGTGCCCCATATCACCCATTCCACCAGGCCAGACTACCGACAGCTGCAGGAGCAATGGATGTCT CCTCACTAAGCATGCCCGCTGGGTTCGGGACATCGGCCTCGTACAGTCTTCCTACCAGCTTTAGTGGCACTTTTCATCAGCCTGCATTCCCCCCTCAGACGGCCTTCCCTCAACAGACTGCATACTCACAGCAGCCTAATGGTAATATACAAG GAGCTGGTTTTGGTGTGTTTGCTCCAGCGAAGTCAGTGGTTACTCCGTTTGGACAGGTTGCAGCTCCTGCAGTCTCTAGTAATCCTTTCATG GCCGGGGCACCCTCGGGACAGTTTCCAGCAGGAAGTTCATCGACAAATCCTTTCTTATAG
- the AGFG1 gene encoding arf-GAP domain and FG repeat-containing protein 1 isoform X1, translating into MAASAKRKQEEKHLKLLREMTSLPHNRKCFDCDQRGPTYANMTAGAFVCTSCSGILRGLNPPHRVKSISMTTFTQQEIEFLQKHGNDVCKQIWLGLFDDRSSAIPDFRDPQKVKEFLQEKYEKKRWYVPPEQARVVASVHASISGSSASSASSTPEVKPLKTLLGETAPSLQLNKGTPSQYWIYNSGACRHRLSGALDVVHHSPVVARNQMPPQQLHHHHHHQEKKQFNLLDDLGADIFAAPAPQPAATANFANFANFNSHTAHNSANADFANFDAFGQSSGTSSFGAFPPSSQTPTQPLNTGTNANANFAQFDNFPKSSSADFGAFNSTGASKTAAASKPSQPSADKYAALADLDNIFGSVQGGSTQGSNYSGAAVSSAPVPAAPAPTDNNVFGIPAAVPAAHTHPAPSVAGAFGAPASTNPFVSASVAPAVNPFQTNGRAPPGVRDGHTTEMDYQGAPYHPFHQARLPTAAGAMDVSSFGTASLSMPAGFGTSASYSLPTSFSGTFHQPAFPPQTAFPQQTAYSQQPNGNIQGAGFGVFAPAKSVVTPFGQVAAPAVSSNPFMAGAPSGQFPAGSSSTNPFL; encoded by the exons GCGCGGTTTGAACCCACCTCACCGAGTGAAGTCAATTTCTATGACCACGTTTACACAACAAGAAATAGAATTCCTTCAGAAGCACGGCAATGAC GTGTGTAAACAGATTTGGCTAGGATTATTTGATGATAGGTCTTCTGCTATCCCAGACTTTAGAGATCCGCAGAAAGTGAAAGAATTCCTACAGGAAAAATACGAGAAGAAGCGATG GTATGTTCCTCCAGAACAGGCCAGGGTGGTGGCCTCTGTTCATGCCTCTATATCCGGGTCCTCTGCAAGTAGCGCCAGTAGTACACCAGAAGTTAAACCATTAAAAACTCTACTGGGGGAAACTGCACCGTCTCTACAGTTGAACAAGGGGACCCCTAGCCAG TACTGGATTTACAACTCAGGAGCCTGTAGGCACAGGTTGTCTGGCGCCTTAGACGTCGTCCATCAT TCTCCTGTTGTGGCTCGCAACCAGATGCCCCCGCAGCAGctgcaccatcaccaccaccatcaagaGAAGAAACAGTTTAACCTCCTGGATGACCTCGGAGCGGACATCTTTGCCGCCCCTGCACCGCAGCCCGCTGCAACTGCTAATTTTGCCAATTTTGCAAACTTCAACAGTCACACAG CTCACAATTCTGCCAATGCAGACTTTGCAAACTTTGATGCATTTGGACAGTCTAGTGGCACCAGTAGTTTTGGAGCGTTCCCCCCATCAAGTCAGACACCCACCCAGCCTTTAAATACAG GTACTAATGCAAATGCAAACTTTGCTCAGTTCGACAACTTTCCTAAGTCCTCCAGTGCTGACTTTGGGGCCTTTAATTCAACTGGAGCTAGTAAAACGGCTGCTGCTAGTAAACCGAGTCAGCCTTCAGCAGATAAATATGCCGCTCTCGCAGACTTAGACAATATCTTCGGCAGTGTGCAAG GAGGCAGCACACAAGGAAGTAACTATAGTGGTGCAGCCGTCTCTTCTGCCCCAGTCCCTGCTGCTCCAGCCCCAACAGATAA CAATGTTTTTGGGATCCCAGCTGCAGTCCCAGCAGCGCACACACACCCAGCTCCGTCCGTTGCAGGAGCATTTGGAG CCCCTGCCTCAACGAACCCGTTTGTTTCCGCTTCTGTTGCACCTGCTGTGAACCCGTTCCAGACAAATGGGCGAGCGCCTCCAG GAGTCCGTGATGGTCACACGACCGAGATGGACTACCAGGGTGCCCCATATCACCCATTCCACCAGGCCAGACTACCGACAGCTGCAGGAGCAATGGATGTCT CTTCTTTTGGAACAGCCTCACTAAGCATGCCCGCTGGGTTCGGGACATCGGCCTCGTACAGTCTTCCTACCAGCTTTAGTGGCACTTTTCATCAGCCTGCATTCCCCCCTCAGACGGCCTTCCCTCAACAGACTGCATACTCACAGCAGCCTAATGGTAATATACAAG GAGCTGGTTTTGGTGTGTTTGCTCCAGCGAAGTCAGTGGTTACTCCGTTTGGACAGGTTGCAGCTCCTGCAGTCTCTAGTAATCCTTTCATG GCCGGGGCACCCTCGGGACAGTTTCCAGCAGGAAGTTCATCGACAAATCCTTTCTTATAG